Proteins from one Terriglobia bacterium genomic window:
- the gmd gene encoding GDP-mannose 4,6-dehydratase: MSKKALITGVTGQDGAYLSKLLLEKGYKVYGLLARRSSDTQWRLRHLGIENEVDLMEGDLTDLSSLTRLLAAISADEVYNLGAQSFVATSWMQPVLTGMTTGIGAVNLLEAIRLTDPAIRFYQASSSEMFGKIQEPVQSERTPFYPRSPYGVAKLYAHWMTVNYRESFKTFACSGILFNHESPLRGIEFVTRKISDGVARIKLGLQSELRLGNMEAKRDWGYAADYVEAMWMMLQQETADDYVVATGRCTSVRDFCRLAFRHVDLDYEKYVVTDKKFERPAEVDVLVGNAAKARAVLGWKPKTSLEELVAMMVDADLARVGAEAQLASSSSAR; encoded by the coding sequence ATGAGCAAAAAAGCGTTGATCACCGGAGTGACGGGACAGGATGGCGCATACCTATCAAAGCTCCTTTTGGAAAAAGGTTACAAGGTGTACGGCCTTTTGGCCCGGCGATCTTCTGACACGCAATGGCGTCTGCGGCATCTGGGCATTGAGAATGAAGTGGATTTGATGGAGGGCGATTTAACTGATTTGTCGTCGCTCACGCGGCTGCTTGCCGCGATTTCCGCTGATGAAGTTTATAACCTTGGCGCACAGAGCTTTGTGGCGACATCGTGGATGCAGCCTGTCTTGACGGGGATGACGACTGGGATTGGCGCGGTGAATCTGCTTGAGGCAATCCGGCTCACCGATCCTGCGATTCGCTTTTACCAGGCTTCAAGCAGTGAGATGTTCGGCAAGATACAGGAGCCGGTCCAGTCGGAGCGCACACCTTTTTATCCGCGAAGTCCCTACGGCGTGGCAAAGCTCTATGCCCACTGGATGACCGTCAACTATCGTGAGAGCTTCAAGACGTTTGCCTGCAGCGGCATTTTGTTTAATCACGAATCTCCTTTGCGCGGGATCGAATTTGTCACCCGCAAAATCAGCGACGGGGTGGCAAGGATCAAGCTCGGATTGCAGAGCGAGCTACGGCTGGGAAACATGGAAGCAAAGCGTGACTGGGGCTACGCGGCTGACTACGTTGAAGCCATGTGGATGATGCTCCAGCAAGAGACGGCCGACGACTACGTGGTTGCCACGGGCCGCTGCACCAGTGTTCGCGACTTTTGCCGGCTGGCCTTCCGGCATGTGGATCTCGACTACGAGAAATATGTTGTGACTGACAAGAAATTTGAGCGGCCGGCCGAGGTGGACGTTCTGGTAGGCAATGCCGCAAAAGCCAGAGCGGTATTGGGATGGAAGCCCAAAACAA